The nucleotide sequence GGCTCTCGATGTGTTAGAAGAGAGGGGGAAAGTGGCTGGGAAAACCCTTCTTATTTTGGGCGCTGGGGGAAGTGCAAAGGCTATTGCTGCCGAAGGGGCGGCGCGGGGGGCTCAGATCCTCATCGCTAACCGAACTCCTGAAAAAGGAAAGGCCCTTGCCCAAGAGGTGAAGGGAAAGTTTTTATCTATTGAGGAGGTAGCCAACTGCCCTTACGATATTTTGGTGAATACAACGCCGGTTGTTCCCATTAACCCAGAAATCATCCATGAGGGGACAGTTGTTTTGAATATTGTCCTTGGAGAGACAAAGCTGTTGGGTGTCAAGGGGTGTACTACGATTTCGGGCTTGGAGATGTTTCTTTCTCAGGGAAGAAAACAACTTGAGAGGTGGGGTTTTCCTCAAACAGACCCTTGATTTCTGTCCATACTTGGTCAGGAATTTCTGCTCCAACCCGTTTGATCACATAAGAAGCGCAGATCGTTCCCATTTGAGCACATTTTTCAAGTGGTTTCCCTGTAAGATAGCCATGTAAAAAGCCGCTAGCATAGAGATCTCCTGCCCCTGTGGTGTCGATCACTTGGACGGGAAAGACCCCCATTCGAAACTGTTTTTCCTTGCCGCTGACCCAAGAGCCCCGGTCGCTCATCGTGACAACGGAAACAGCGCAAAGTTCAGAAAGAAAACGAGAAGCTTCCTTTGGTTTGAGTCCAGTGAGCTCTTCTGCCTCCACCTCATTGCAAAAAACGATGTCGATATATTTCTCTAAGATATTGCGGATAAAGGTTTTATTTCTTCGGACGACTTCAAGGCTTGCTAGATCTACAGAAATAAGAACATTGGCCTCTTTAGCAAGTTTTAGGGTCCGGATGACGAGATCGGGATCGACAAGCTGATACCCCTCTAGGTGAAAAAGGTCCACCTTTTCAAAGATGCTGGGATCGAACTTAAGATCGGTAAGGCTATGAGAGGCTCCTAGGTAGGTGCGGAAGGTCCGCTCCCGGTCAGGGGTGATGAGGCAAACCGCTTGCCCTGTTGGAAGGGCCCCCTCTTCAAGGAGAGGAACAACACCTAGCTCTTTCATTTTTTTCGAGTAGTATTTTCCTTTGTCATCGTTACCCACTTTCCCCACAATGGCACACTTTTGTCCCAGCTGAGCAAGCCCTTTGATCACATTGGAGCCGCTTCCTCCAGGGGCCATCTGAGCTGCTCCCTTATTCTTATTAAGGAGGGAGCAAAGGGTGGGGTAGTCGATCGGGGCCCAACTTCCCTTCTCTTCCGCCATCGCTTTGAGCTCTTCATTGGTGATGAAAAAGTAGTGATCGATGATCGCCCCTGTTAGCCCTAGTACCCCATATTCTTTAGGGGCATTGGGGTCGTAAGACTCCCCAAGCAGGATACTTTGAAGAAAAAGAAGAAGGAAAAAGATATAGCGCATTTTGACTCCCCGGTTTCGCCAAAGTCTAACCTTTTTTTAGTTTAAAAAAAAGCTTTTTCGCTAAAACTTTTGGACCAGGATGATCGGGATCTACTTTTGCTGCTAAATAGTGGTAACATTCTGCCGCTTCTTTTTTCCCAATCGCGAGGTGGTAAAAGCCCATGACAACCATGAAGCCGCGAAACTCAGAGACATGAAAGGTTTTCCGCTCCGGATAGAGCTCGGTAAGGCTATAGGTATGGTTAAAGACCTCCCCAATGGCTTCAGATTTTTTCTTCCTTAAGCAGAGGTCTGCATAGTTAATCCGAGCAAAAAGATCATGGGGATTGTTTGCATAATTTTCCCGGATTAAGCGGTTTGCCTTAAAGATTTTTCGACGAGAGAGGTAGAGAAAAGTGAGCAAATTGAGCACTGCAGGACTGTTGGGGTACTTTTCTCGAAATTTTTCGACTTTTTTTTGAGCTTTTTTAGGGCTCTCTTCTGCTAACGAATAAAAGGTTAAGAACTCTGCCAAATCTTCTTTAGAAAACTCTTGTTTTAAGGAGCTTAAGTCTTGCTTCCAACTTAACTTATGAGAGGGAAGATAGAAGTGAGGGGTCCGTTGCTCCGGCACCAGAAACGTATTTTTCATTTGCGTAAAAAATTTCCCCTTATTTAAACTTGAAGACTTTGATCTTACCGGAGAAGGCGCCTACATGTCTAGAGTCTTTAATAAAAAAATTCTTTCCTTTGCCCTGAGCATTATCGTGGGGCTTCTCATTTGGAATTTAAAGCCACCTGAAGGGGTGACGACGCAAGCAATGCACATGTTTGCGATTTTTATTTTTACAGTGATTGGGATCATTCTCCGTCCTGTTCCCA is from Candidatus Neptunochlamydia vexilliferae and encodes:
- a CDS encoding adenosine kinase → MRYIFFLLLFLQSILLGESYDPNAPKEYGVLGLTGAIIDHYFFITNEELKAMAEEKGSWAPIDYPTLCSLLNKNKGAAQMAPGGSGSNVIKGLAQLGQKCAIVGKVGNDDKGKYYSKKMKELGVVPLLEEGALPTGQAVCLITPDRERTFRTYLGASHSLTDLKFDPSIFEKVDLFHLEGYQLVDPDLVIRTLKLAKEANVLISVDLASLEVVRRNKTFIRNILEKYIDIVFCNEVEAEELTGLKPKEASRFLSELCAVSVVTMSDRGSWVSGKEKQFRMGVFPVQVIDTTGAGDLYASGFLHGYLTGKPLEKCAQMGTICASYVIKRVGAEIPDQVWTEIKGLFEENPTSQVVFFPEKETSPSPKS
- a CDS encoding tetratricopeptide repeat protein, which encodes MKNTFLVPEQRTPHFYLPSHKLSWKQDLSSLKQEFSKEDLAEFLTFYSLAEESPKKAQKKVEKFREKYPNSPAVLNLLTFLYLSRRKIFKANRLIRENYANNPHDLFARINYADLCLRKKKSEAIGEVFNHTYSLTELYPERKTFHVSEFRGFMVVMGFYHLAIGKKEAAECYHYLAAKVDPDHPGPKVLAKKLFFKLKKG